The Macellibacteroides fermentans genome contains the following window.
ATTCCAAACGCTTTCTGACACCTTGGTTCCGGCATCAAACAGGCCGACACTTCCAACTCCACTAAATCGTTGCAGTAAAAAGTAATTAATGCGGCTGGTGAATTGCTCTGCAAGGTTATCAACTCCGGCCCAAAGACCGTACAAAAACATATTCCAGGTTAAGGATGGCAATTCGTTCCATGTACCCCGCTTCAATAAAGGCATCACCCATAGTAAGCTTATTATCCATGCGGTTACATTTGCAATGTACAGCCCACAGATATAGGCATCTACCGTTTTCACATCAAATACATAGTAAAGAATCAGAACAGCAACAAAGAGCAATCCGCCCTGTAATGTATATGTCAGATTAAATTTTCGTATGCAATCTGTTCCAAGTAAAAAGCGTGCATTGGCAGCTGTAAGAGAAAGGAGTAAAGATAGCAGATAGACATGCATTCCGTACCCTTCGGGGATAAGTCCGCTTACCCACATCATACAAGAAGCTAAAGCTCCCATACTAATTGTCCACAGATAGGCCGGTATAAAGACCTGAAAAGAAGGATACCGGTTCATAAAATAAACGATAGTGTTTCCACTGAGCACACTGTTACACATCATTACGATGTTTACTGCAGCCAATACCAACCCAATCAGTCCTACGCCATGAATTCCCAAGGCGCGTGCATTGAGAACAAGAAGTATCAGATTAAGGAAAGCTACCAGGTAACGTGTGCCAATGGTTTCTATTATTTTACGAAGCATGCATCAGAGTTGTAATCCGTCTAATAACCGTATATAGGTATCAATGGCCTCCCTTATTTCGGAAGGACAAATAAATTCGTCCGCTGTATGCGAGCGGGAGGACTTTCCCGGTCCGATTTTGACCGAAGGGAACCGCATCAGTGCCTGGTCCGACAACGTAGGAGACCCAAAAGGATCTTTACCCAAAAGGATCGCCCTTTGAACGAAGGGATGGGTAACCTCGGTTCGTGAAGAGTTTAATCGGAAAGACCGGGCTTTCACTTCACTATCTATATGTTGTTTTATATGATTAAACAATGCTTCATTCGTATAGCACTCATTGGTCCGGATATCTACCGTAAATTCGCATCTATCGGGAATTACATTATGCTGACTTCCGGCATGAATTACCGTAACCGACATTTTTACCGGGCCCAGAAAATCACTTTTTTCTGGAAATTGATACGTAGTAAACCATTCGATATCCTTCATAGCCAACAGAATAGCATTCACCCCCTCGTTTCTGGCAGCATGACCAGCCTTTCCCGAAGCGATACAATCCAACACCATCAATCCTTTTTCGGCAACAGCCGGTTGCATCTCCGTAGGTTCGCCCACCACTGCAAAATGAATGGGAGGTAACTCGGCAAGAGCCAATTCCAGACCATTCTTTCCAGAAACTTCTTCTTCACATGAGGCTAGGAAAATCAAATTGGATGGTTGGCTCTTTTTACTTAAAATCGTAAAAGCTTCATACAATGAAACAACACTGGCGCCGGCATCGTTACTTCCCAACCCATACAGGCGGTCGTCTTTACCGGCATCGGCAGCAAACGGATCCTTGCTCCATCCAGCTACAGGCTTTACCGTATCTATGTGGGAGTTAAGCAATATGGTTTGTTTCCTCAATTCAAAACCCGGAGCAACTATCCAAAGATTATTCCCTGCGCGGTTTACTTTATGGCCAGCCTTTGTCCATTGAGAAAAAAGATAATCGGCTACATCGTTTTCTTCACGGCTAAATGAAGGAATGCGAATCATACCGCTTAGTAAATCCAAGGCATCATAAAAAGCTTCCATATTGCTGTTTTAATATTACTAGTTTATTCCAATCCGGACAGAAGCGCATCCACCTCTTCCCGATCAATTTCCAACTGGGCGCGTAAAGCCTCCAGACTCTCAAATTTAATATCTTCGCGCATAAAACGAACAAATACAACCTCCAGCTGAGCGTTGTAAATGTCGCCGCTAAAATTCAGAATATTGACTTCAAGAGCCATATCCAGATTATTATCTATGGTTGGCCTGCATCCGATATACAGCATTCCTTTGTAACGTACCCCGTTCAAATTTACCCAAACCGCATAGATCCCGATTCCCGGCAAAACTTTAAATGGCTCGTCTACCCTTATATTGGCAGTAGGAAAACCAATTGTTCTACCAATTTTATAACCACTTACAATACTTCCTTTAATCATGTATGGATAGCCCAACAAAGCCGCAGCTTTGTCTACACGACAATGGTCTAATTGCTTACGGACCTCAGACGAACTAACATGCTCCATTCCGGGGCTGTAGGGTGAAGCCTGTATCACATCCATCCCACAACTCTTTCCGTATTCTACATACTGTTCAAAACCATCCGCCCGATTACGGCCGAAACGATGATCGTACCCAATCAGCAATGTATTCACATGAATCCGCTTACACAAGATCTCTTGGATAAACTCTTTGGCCGACAATTGAGAAAGTTCAGGAGTAAAATCAAGTACGATACAATAATCTACTCCGGTAGATTCCAGATGCATCAGCTTCTCTTCAAAGCTATTCAATAATTTGGGTTGGTAATCGGCATGAAGCACTGCTCTGGGATGTTCGGGAAAGGTAATTACAGCTGCAGGAAGCTTTCTGGACCTTGCTACTGATAGCATTTCTTCAATCAGGAACCGATGTCCCAAATGCACTCCATCAAAGAATCCAATGGTGGCCACCAGCTCAATGTCTTTCAATATCTCAGTATCTCTCGTCACAATCATACCTATGTTCTTTTCCAGTTGAATTACAAAGGTAAAGAAAGAGATGGCATAATTCCTAACAAACAGGAGACAATCCGATAAAAATCCGTACTTTTGTACTTCCTAACGAACAGAGATGAGACAATGGAATATCAGATAAAAGCGCCTTCCAAATTACAGGCATCCATTCAGTTACCGGCATCCAAAAGCATCAGTAACCGTGCACTGATCTTACATGCATTAAGTTACAGTGCTTACGACATCGTTAATTTATCCGATTGCGATGATACAAAAGTAATGGTAAATGCCCTTAATTCGGATGGCCGCGATTTTGACATTAAAGCAGCAGGAACCGCTATGCGGTTTTTAACCGCTTTCCTTTCAAAAATTGTGGGAGAATGGACAATAACCGGAACCGAACGCATGAAGAACCGTCCCATCAAGCTACTGGTTGATGCCTTGAACTCCTTAGGTGCCCGTATTGAGTACATTGAGAAAGAGGGTTATCCTCCGTTGCGGATTTTTGGTAGTGCATTGCAGGGCGGAGAGATATCTCTGTCCGGAGGAATCAGTTCACAATATATTTCGGCACTTCTCATGGTTGCCCCGCTTATGGAAAAAGGACTTACCATCCATCTGGAAGGTAACATAATATCCCGTCCTTACATCCAACTCACCCTTCAGCTGATGGAACAGTTCGGGGTGAAGGCTAATTGGTCTGGTCAGACTATAAAAGTATTGCCTCAGGAATATAAGCCGGTGCCCTTTACCGTGGAATCCGATTGGAGCGCCGCCTCGTATTGGTATCAAATGGCAGCCCTGAACAAAGATGCTGAAATTGAATTGTTAGGGTTGTTTAAAAATAGTTTACAGGGTGACTCGGCTGTAGCCGGATTATTTACGCAACTGGGTATTACAACCTCTTACACAAACAAGGGAGTTCTTTTAAAAAAGAACGGAAACCGATGCACAAAGTTCAATCATAATTTTGTGAATGAACCCGATCTTGCACAAACCTTTGTGGTTACTTGTGTGTTACTTAACGTACACTTCCGTTTCTCTGGATTGCAGAGTTTGAAAATAAAAGAAACCGATCGCATCGAAGCCTTATGTAACGAGTTGCGAAAACTTGGCTATCTGATTCATGTTGAAGGAAACAGTGTGATGGAATGGAATGGAGAGCGTTGCGAACCAATGGATCACCCGGTGATCAACACCTATGAAGATCATCGTATGGCCATGGCTTTTGCTCCGGTAGCTCTTGCACTCCCTCAGGGTATCTGTATTGCTGATCCGGAGGTGGTGAGCAAATCATATCCAAATTTTTGGAATGATTTACTAAAAGCTGGTTTTGAAATTAAAGATTAAATTATTGGCTCTATGTGGTTTATCGTTATTGGAATTATTGTATTGGGCATCCTTGCCGCCATTGCTGGTCATTTGCGGAATAAGAAATTGCAGGGGATGTTGGAGAGGGGAGAAATCAAAGAAATTCCCGAGCCGAAAGAGATATCTGAAGGATGCTGCGGACAGCATGAAACCTGCGAAAAAGACAGCCTGCTTGCTGCTGTAAGCAAGAAAATAGAATATTACGAAGATGAAGATCTGGATCGTTTCATCGGTACTGCTGCAGATGCATATTCGGAAAATGAAGTTGAAGAATTCCGTGAAGTTCTCTATACGCTTCAGGAAGTTGAAGTGGCCGGATGGATCCGCAGCCTGCTTTTACGGGGTATCGAATTGCCCGATGCCCTGAAAGATGAAGCATTTCTGATTCTTGGTGAACGACGTATACACGCCTAACGTATGACAGATCTACTGCAATATGCATTTTTTCAAAACGCCTTGATAGGAAGCTTTCTAACAGCGATTGCCTGTGGAATTGTTGGCACCTATATCGTATCCAGAAGGTTGGTGTTTATTACCGGCGGAATCACCCATGCCTCATTCGGAGGATTAGGTATCGGCTTTTTTGCCGGCATAAATCCTATTCTCTCGGCTTTGATCTTTTCTATTCTTTCCGCCTTCGGAGTAGAATGGGTTAGCCGCAAACAGGGGGTGAGGGAAGATTCGGCTATAGCCGGGTTCTGGTCTCTGGGTATGGCTTTGGGAGTTATCGCCATATTTATGACTCCGGGGTTTGCTCCTAACCTATCCGCCTACCTTTTCGGAAATATTCTTACAATTTCATATACCGATATCCTTTGGATAAGTATATTGTCGGTTGTACTCATTGTTTTTTTCGTGCTTTTCCACAGGGAAATTCTTTATGTAGCATTCGACAACGACTTTGCGTTAACCCAACGTTTGCCGGTAAAACTGGTGGAATATACCATGATGTGCTTTATTGCCATTACGATTGTACTGTCTATCCGTTTGGTTGGAATTATGCTGCTTATGTCTATGGTAACTCTGCCACAGATAACCGTCAATCTCTTCACATCCAATTTTAATAAGATTATCTGGGGAAGTATTTTTATAGGATTTATTGGATGTTTGTCAGGATTAATCTTGTCCTATTTATTAAACGTACCTTCGGGAGCTTTTATCATTCTGGTATTGGTCATTTTCTTTTTAGTGGCAAAAGGGCTATTATTCTTCCGTAAAAAACAATAAAACAGGTTCATTTCTGTTTATTAAGTTGTTAAAACAGGCAACATTGAAAAAACAGACCGGCTATATAAGCGCATTATGTGTGTTTGTGTTGCTGGCATCGTGCAGTACAAAAGAAAATACGATGTCCAGTAGGTTTTATCATGCCTTTACCTCCCGGTATAATATCTACTTCAACGGCAAGACATCCTTCGACGAATCAATGAAATCGCTTCAAGACGGACATAAAGATAATTATACCGAACAGCTGCTTATGTATCCGGTAAGCGGACTCTCTAAAGAGAAACAAACTACAGGAGGATCTTTCGACCGTGCGATAGAGAAGAGTAACAAAGCCATTAAACTCCATTCCATACAGACGAAACCGCTTAAGAAACCAGGTTGGCGAAATGACCCCAAACAAAAAGCGTTGCAGGAGATGGAAGAGTACAACCCATTTTTAAAGAAGTGCTGGCTGCTATTGGGTGAAAGTCAATTTTACAATGCTGACTTTTTGCAGGCATCGGCCACTTTTTCCTATATCGCCCGTCATTATGCCCAGGATGAAGAAATGGTTGCCGAAGCAAAACTCTGGCAAGCCAGGTCATATGCTGAGCTGGGGTGGATGTATGAGTCGGAAGACATCCTGAATAAATTAAATATCAATGGTATTCCCAAAAGTAAGCAACGCAGGTATGCTTCAGTATATGCAG
Protein-coding sequences here:
- a CDS encoding lipopolysaccharide biosynthesis protein, giving the protein MLRKIIETIGTRYLVAFLNLILLVLNARALGIHGVGLIGLVLAAVNIVMMCNSVLSGNTIVYFMNRYPSFQVFIPAYLWTISMGALASCMMWVSGLIPEGYGMHVYLLSLLLSLTAANARFLLGTDCIRKFNLTYTLQGGLLFVAVLILYYVFDVKTVDAYICGLYIANVTAWIISLLWVMPLLKRGTWNELPSLTWNMFLYGLWAGVDNLAEQFTSRINYFLLQRFSGVGSVGLFDAGTKVSESVWNISRSISFIVFGKVAQTEDANIQKRITIQLVWLTLLATTIVMLFVLLIPEFVFTSWLFGQEFSGIRKVIICLTPGVIALACNSIFSHFFIGSGRVRISTISSLLGLSVLLLTGSLLIPISGVPGAALSGSAAYLSMLSFSIIQFCRITSTRVGELLPDKTDITSICRRIRNLGSRSGQS
- a CDS encoding 3-phosphoshikimate 1-carboxyvinyltransferase, translating into MEYQIKAPSKLQASIQLPASKSISNRALILHALSYSAYDIVNLSDCDDTKVMVNALNSDGRDFDIKAAGTAMRFLTAFLSKIVGEWTITGTERMKNRPIKLLVDALNSLGARIEYIEKEGYPPLRIFGSALQGGEISLSGGISSQYISALLMVAPLMEKGLTIHLEGNIISRPYIQLTLQLMEQFGVKANWSGQTIKVLPQEYKPVPFTVESDWSAASYWYQMAALNKDAEIELLGLFKNSLQGDSAVAGLFTQLGITTSYTNKGVLLKKNGNRCTKFNHNFVNEPDLAQTFVVTCVLLNVHFRFSGLQSLKIKETDRIEALCNELRKLGYLIHVEGNSVMEWNGERCEPMDHPVINTYEDHRMAMAFAPVALALPQGICIADPEVVSKSYPNFWNDLLKAGFEIKD
- the ribF gene encoding riboflavin biosynthesis protein RibF, whose translation is MIVTRDTEILKDIELVATIGFFDGVHLGHRFLIEEMLSVARSRKLPAAVITFPEHPRAVLHADYQPKLLNSFEEKLMHLESTGVDYCIVLDFTPELSQLSAKEFIQEILCKRIHVNTLLIGYDHRFGRNRADGFEQYVEYGKSCGMDVIQASPYSPGMEHVSSSEVRKQLDHCRVDKAAALLGYPYMIKGSIVSGYKIGRTIGFPTANIRVDEPFKVLPGIGIYAVWVNLNGVRYKGMLYIGCRPTIDNNLDMALEVNILNFSGDIYNAQLEVVFVRFMREDIKFESLEALRAQLEIDREEVDALLSGLE
- a CDS encoding M20 family metallo-hydrolase: MEAFYDALDLLSGMIRIPSFSREENDVADYLFSQWTKAGHKVNRAGNNLWIVAPGFELRKQTILLNSHIDTVKPVAGWSKDPFAADAGKDDRLYGLGSNDAGASVVSLYEAFTILSKKSQPSNLIFLASCEEEVSGKNGLELALAELPPIHFAVVGEPTEMQPAVAEKGLMVLDCIASGKAGHAARNEGVNAILLAMKDIEWFTTYQFPEKSDFLGPVKMSVTVIHAGSQHNVIPDRCEFTVDIRTNECYTNEALFNHIKQHIDSEVKARSFRLNSSRTEVTHPFVQRAILLGKDPFGSPTLSDQALMRFPSVKIGPGKSSRSHTADEFICPSEIREAIDTYIRLLDGLQL
- a CDS encoding metal ABC transporter permease, which codes for MTDLLQYAFFQNALIGSFLTAIACGIVGTYIVSRRLVFITGGITHASFGGLGIGFFAGINPILSALIFSILSAFGVEWVSRKQGVREDSAIAGFWSLGMALGVIAIFMTPGFAPNLSAYLFGNILTISYTDILWISILSVVLIVFFVLFHREILYVAFDNDFALTQRLPVKLVEYTMMCFIAITIVLSIRLVGIMLLMSMVTLPQITVNLFTSNFNKIIWGSIFIGFIGCLSGLILSYLLNVPSGAFIILVLVIFFLVAKGLLFFRKKQ
- a CDS encoding phospholipase, translated to MWFIVIGIIVLGILAAIAGHLRNKKLQGMLERGEIKEIPEPKEISEGCCGQHETCEKDSLLAAVSKKIEYYEDEDLDRFIGTAADAYSENEVEEFREVLYTLQEVEVAGWIRSLLLRGIELPDALKDEAFLILGERRIHA